GCATAGTTACGAAGGCATTGCCGATCTACTCGATCAGTTTAAGCCTGATCTGGTGATTACCGATCATCAGATGTTTGCAGGTGCCATTGCAGCAACCAACAAAAATTACCCTTATGTTACTTCTGTTACTGCTCCGGCTGCTATAAAAGTAATGGATGAATTACCGAAAGTGCACGAATGGGAAGTGAACCAGATTGTAGCCCTGCAAAAAGAATTCGGTATCACCACGAGCAGCTCCATTGCCTGTTCTGATCTCGCTACATTGGTATTTACCTCCCGCGATTTTTTCGGGGAGATGGATTTACCTGAACATTTTAAATTTGTAGGACCTGTTTTTAACCGCCGCAAAACCTCTATTCCTTTTCGCTGGGAAGCATTTCATACCAGTCAGCCTAAAATATTGGTGAGCATTGGTACCACCTTCGATCACGAACATAAAAAAGCTTTTTTTGCCAAGGTAATCGAAGCTTTTGCAAATGAAGACCTCCATGTGGTGGTGGTTTCCGATCCCGCTTTATTTGAAGCATGGCCTGCTAATTTTACAGTACAGCGTCAGGTACCGCAATTGGAACTTTTGCCTCACCTAGATGCGGTAGTTTGCCATGGCGGACACAATACCGTTTGCGAAACCCTAATGAATGGCCTGCCCATGGTGGTTATCCCGATTGCCTACGATCAAAGCCATGTTGCCGGACGTGTTTTTAGGGTTGGTGCTGGAGAGCGCTTAAATTTTAACCGTTTTAAAGCCAGCCATCTTAAAGAAGCGGTAAATAAAGTGCTGCAGAACGATAGTTATAAAATCGCTGCAGAACAGATTAAAAAATCCTTTATTGAGGCCGGCGGAACAGAAAGTGCTGCCGATTTACTGGAAACATTAAGTAACAAAACATCAAACGTATTCATCAGTTAAATTATACATTATGTCAAAATTCCTTTTCGTTGTCCCGCCTTTTTTCGGTCATATTAGTCCAACATTAAGTATTGGCGCCAGTTTATTGGCCCGCGGCCATGAGGTAAAATGGTTGGGTATTACGCCTCTTGCACAGGTACATTTGCCAGAAGGTGGCGAATTTATTTATCCCGAAGAAGATTTGGCTGAGTATGCTGGTGAAATACAACGCATTTTAAAACGCCAGGATGATGGCCCTGCGTGTTCTGGTCCGGAGGTAATGAAGCTTGCGCTCGAAGAAACCTATGTTCCTTTTGCCAAAATGATGATGAAAGGACTGAACAACTTTGTTGACGCCTGGAAACCCGATGTAATTATTAACGACTGTATTACCTTTGCAGGCGCTTTAAGTGCACATTTAAAAGGCATACCATCTGTTACCACTACCCCAGTGCCACCAGATGTGATGGGCGATACAGCAAACAGCGCCCCTAAAATATTCGAGTGGCAGCAAAATCTGATTAAAGGTTTACAA
The nucleotide sequence above comes from Pedobacter riviphilus. Encoded proteins:
- a CDS encoding glycosyltransferase codes for the protein MGAALLDRGHRVAWITLDQSLGDKLPEGGELLAISYDQNDQQKKDSEKYLDIITKKIVYGIDSIKFLYEEVLIPLNRHSYEGIADLLDQFKPDLVITDHQMFAGAIAATNKNYPYVTSVTAPAAIKVMDELPKVHEWEVNQIVALQKEFGITTSSSIACSDLATLVFTSRDFFGEMDLPEHFKFVGPVFNRRKTSIPFRWEAFHTSQPKILVSIGTTFDHEHKKAFFAKVIEAFANEDLHVVVVSDPALFEAWPANFTVQRQVPQLELLPHLDAVVCHGGHNTVCETLMNGLPMVVIPIAYDQSHVAGRVFRVGAGERLNFNRFKASHLKEAVNKVLQNDSYKIAAEQIKKSFIEAGGTESAADLLETLSNKTSNVFIS